One genomic region from Pseudochaenichthys georgianus chromosome 15, fPseGeo1.2, whole genome shotgun sequence encodes:
- the stpg4 gene encoding protein STPG4, whose translation MPFANWNTTKKFQTNLWCLDTPIPGLYHIRDFLEEAELNPVRKTYRFKGVGREAPTLGVRKGDLLLPGAYDYIDSIQEVLKNKASYSFKNCPRPDIVTLGFRDKHINTSPCDYNVTAKTVEKIPCKHVMFRSTVQRISFPPKEGPAPCQYNPQTRPGKCITSSFTSTLPRLHSVHSKTPGPGAYEPCWKLGDSLTADSIDPSFSLFFRNIL comes from the exons ATGCCCTTTGCAAATTGGAATACAACCAAGAAATTCCAGACTAATTTGTGGTGTTTG GACACACCTATCCCAGGTCTCTACCACATCCGTGATTTCCTTGAAGAAGCTGAACTGAACCCTGTGAGAAAGACCTACAGGTTCAAAGGCGTGGGCAGGGAAGCCCCCACTCTGGGCGTACGTAAGGGGGATTTGCTTCTCCCCGGGGCGTATGACTACATAGACTCCATCCAGGAGGTCCTGAAGAACAAGGCTTCCTACTCTTTCAAGAACTGTCCGCGGCCCGACATCGTCACCCTGGGCTTCAGGGACAAG CATATAAACACTTCACCGTGCGACTACAATGTGACAGCGAAAACAGTGGAGAAGATTCCCTGCAA GCATGTGATGTTTCGGTCCACCGTGCAGCGGATCAGCTTTCCTCCT AAGGAGGGACCTGCTCCATGCCAATATAATCCACAGACCAGACCAGGAAAATGCATCACTTCAAGCTTCACATCAACATTGCCGCGGCTCCACAGTGTGCACTCC AAGACCCCAGGACCAGGGGCCTACGAACCGTGCTGGAAATTGGGCGACAGTCTGACCGCAGATTCCATAGACCCGTCATTTAGCCTCTTCTTCCGCAACATTCTCTAG